A region of Methanomicrobium sp. W14 DNA encodes the following proteins:
- a CDS encoding peptidylprolyl isomerase: MKKTTLMVVLVFAVILSVIAAAGCTQKDNPGGPTDNNATPGESLTLMQTTSATATPGETLSGQDNGTSNGNFTSDESMTAKAGDTVYVYYRGTLDNGSVFDESINGTDSPFTFILGEGQVISGFNEAVTGMKEGETKTVSLSPDEAYGEYNPSLVFFLNRSKFPENTTLKAGTTVYLSGQDGTVFPTTVVNITDSDVLLDANSPLAGNNLTFEITLDRIERPE; the protein is encoded by the coding sequence ATGAAAAAAACTACTCTTATGGTGGTACTGGTTTTTGCAGTAATACTGTCTGTTATTGCTGCGGCAGGATGTACCCAGAAGGATAATCCAGGAGGGCCGACAGACAACAACGCAACTCCCGGAGAAAGTCTTACATTAATGCAGACGACTTCAGCAACGGCAACACCGGGTGAAACTCTTTCCGGGCAGGATAACGGTACATCAAACGGAAACTTTACTTCCGATGAGTCGATGACTGCCAAAGCAGGTGATACCGTGTATGTATATTACAGGGGCACTCTTGACAACGGGAGCGTATTCGATGAAAGCATAAACGGAACCGACAGCCCGTTTACGTTTATTCTGGGAGAAGGTCAGGTAATATCAGGTTTTAATGAAGCAGTAACAGGCATGAAAGAAGGTGAAACAAAGACTGTCAGTCTTTCACCGGATGAAGCATACGGTGAATACAACCCAAGCCTTGTGTTCTTCCTCAACCGCAGCAAGTTCCCTGAAAATACTACTCTTAAAGCCGGGACCACGGTTTACCTTTCAGGCCAGGACGGTACGGTATTCCCGACAACAGTAGTAAATATTACAGATTCTGATGTCCTTCTCGATGCAAATTCACCTCTTGCAGGAAATAACCTTACATTTGAGATAACACTTGACAGAATAGAAAGACCAGAATAA
- a CDS encoding ABC transporter substrate-binding protein, with translation MRNLYLILAVSAFAASLFISGCTSTTQTENSSDNILKVGDMWDISSINPATSSLSGVLVTEKSLITETLVSANDNFELVPNLAESWEQINDTTWEFKLREGVKFHNGREMTAKDVVVSLDDTMELSPSTASLISYDHSDAVDNYTVRIYTTELNPLVPGALHYPCTAIVSPDSYDSDGNFVKPIGTGPMKFKSYDEQTGELVVDKNTDWWKEEPGFDGIVIKGYENSETRAMLIENGDVDFTCDPPYSEVKRLNETDGIHVEIYNTPRIYKLDANLKNPDMADLNMRKAISYAIDRDGIVKNVLYGVGSSAGGVFLPSMEWANKSLSPYPYDPQLAKEYLAKSGWTDSDGDGILDKDGEKLKLRLFTYTERPGLSPMLEAISANLRDIGFEVDETAMEYSSLSSVMSDDNWDLYLSAPTLAFVPDPEYVLKSWYTTNGTSNKAGYSNPAVDKMIEEGHHINDVNERYDHFGKIEGIVYNDLPTINVAYYGVAVVMKDNVNGYRFDPTAHDYRIDPFMIISS, from the coding sequence ATGAGAAATCTCTATCTAATTTTGGCTGTATCAGCGTTTGCTGCATCACTTTTTATTTCAGGATGCACTTCCACGACGCAGACGGAAAACAGCTCGGACAATATTCTTAAGGTCGGGGATATGTGGGACATATCATCAATAAATCCGGCCACATCAAGTCTATCAGGAGTTCTTGTTACAGAAAAATCTCTTATCACAGAAACTCTTGTAAGCGCTAACGACAATTTTGAACTTGTGCCCAACCTTGCCGAAAGCTGGGAACAGATCAATGATACCACATGGGAATTCAAATTAAGAGAAGGGGTAAAGTTCCATAACGGCAGGGAGATGACTGCCAAAGACGTTGTGGTCTCACTTGATGACACAATGGAGCTTTCACCAAGCACTGCATCTCTTATATCATATGATCATTCGGATGCTGTTGACAATTATACAGTAAGGATATATACGACTGAACTTAATCCGCTTGTCCCCGGTGCTCTGCACTACCCATGTACTGCAATTGTAAGCCCGGATTCATATGATTCGGACGGAAACTTTGTTAAACCAATAGGAACCGGACCGATGAAATTCAAATCATATGATGAGCAGACAGGTGAACTTGTCGTAGACAAGAATACAGACTGGTGGAAAGAGGAACCCGGATTTGACGGCATAGTAATCAAAGGTTATGAAAACTCTGAAACAAGGGCAATGCTCATTGAAAACGGAGATGTTGATTTTACATGCGACCCTCCGTACAGCGAAGTAAAACGCCTGAATGAAACAGACGGGATACACGTCGAAATATACAACACACCAAGAATTTACAAGCTTGACGCAAATCTCAAAAATCCGGATATGGCTGACCTCAATATGAGAAAAGCAATCTCATATGCAATCGACAGGGACGGTATTGTCAAGAATGTTTTATACGGTGTCGGAAGTTCAGCAGGCGGCGTATTTCTGCCTTCAATGGAATGGGCAAACAAAAGCCTGTCGCCTTATCCGTATGACCCGCAACTTGCAAAAGAATATCTTGCAAAATCCGGCTGGACTGATTCAGACGGAGACGGAATTCTTGACAAAGACGGAGAAAAACTTAAACTAAGACTCTTCACGTACACCGAACGTCCCGGGCTTTCACCAATGCTTGAAGCGATATCTGCAAACCTGAGAGACATAGGTTTTGAGGTTGACGAGACGGCAATGGAATACAGTTCCCTGTCTTCAGTAATGTCTGATGACAACTGGGACCTGTACCTGTCCGCACCGACCCTTGCATTTGTACCTGACCCTGAATATGTGCTTAAAAGCTGGTATACAACAAACGGGACATCCAACAAGGCAGGATACAGTAATCCGGCCGTTGATAAAATGATCGAAGAAGGTCACCATATAAACGATGTTAATGAGCGTTATGATCATTTCGGTAAAATCGAGGGGATTGTCTATAACGATCTCCCTACGATAAACGTCGCCTATTACGGCGTAGCTGTTGTTATGAAGGACAATGTGAACGGCTACAGGTTTGATCCTACTGCCCATGACTACAGAATTGATCCGTTTATGATAATTTCATCATAA
- a CDS encoding class I SAM-dependent methyltransferase yields MDDISIKSEIENSWNTEADYYDSRVSHGVLTGEEKQMWIKAFESVLPKSSPPLKILDVGCGTGAMGLLLSEMGHEVTGIDLSVNMMSVGKKKAKKFNSKMIFQKGDAENPPFEDNTFDGVVNRHLLWTLPHPDTALKNWCRVIKPKGRVFVIDGVWNDQKISTRMKMKIGLSLENLIERSPHGESLYSKNLNESLPNCGGVPEDKAKEYFSNAGLSDIKVIDLSHIRRNQRKRLEWYERLYTSLSYYLICGEKRG; encoded by the coding sequence ATGGATGACATATCAATAAAATCAGAAATTGAAAATTCATGGAACACTGAAGCGGACTATTACGATTCACGTGTATCGCACGGTGTCCTGACAGGCGAAGAGAAACAGATGTGGATAAAGGCCTTTGAATCCGTTCTTCCAAAAAGCAGCCCTCCCCTCAAAATTCTTGACGTCGGCTGCGGTACCGGTGCAATGGGCCTGCTTTTGTCTGAAATGGGCCACGAAGTGACAGGAATTGATCTCTCGGTAAATATGATGAGTGTAGGCAAAAAAAAGGCGAAAAAATTCAATTCCAAAATGATTTTTCAAAAAGGTGATGCTGAAAATCCACCTTTTGAAGACAACACTTTCGATGGTGTCGTAAACCGCCACCTTCTCTGGACTCTGCCTCACCCAGATACGGCCCTGAAAAACTGGTGCAGGGTAATTAAACCCAAAGGCAGGGTTTTTGTAATTGACGGGGTCTGGAACGACCAGAAAATCTCCACCCGGATGAAAATGAAAATAGGCCTTTCTCTTGAGAACCTAATCGAGAGAAGCCCACACGGGGAAAGCCTTTACAGCAAAAATCTTAATGAATCCCTCCCAAACTGCGGCGGCGTACCTGAGGATAAAGCTAAGGAGTACTTCTCAAATGCAGGTCTTTCGGATATTAAAGTTATTGACCTTTCCCATATACGCAGAAACCAGAGAAAACGCCTTGAGTGGTATGAAAGACTGTACACATCATTGAGTTATTATTTGATCTGCGGTGAGAAAAGAGGCTGA
- a CDS encoding ABC transporter permease, with translation MRKEAENMHYYIIKRTCYLILTLLVASVFTFVVVNAIPGEPALVLTQHLFIGFDEAASPELVSDVSERFDLDKPLLQQYTDWIWGILHGDPGKSILFNKPVIKLLALSVPPTIILTTFSMLFAVATGLCLGIYSAVRQNRISDHIIRALTVFSVSMPGFWVAVMLILVFSVWLKLTPVAGYGGTQYIILPAIALGLHTMASVTRIMRTSLIETLDKPYVVFARAKGLPAGKVLFSHAFKNAVLPVLTVIGMSYGALLAGSVVIETIFAWPGVGALLMKAVSARDTVLIESTIMVIVFMFLVVNFVIDILYHVIDPRINYE, from the coding sequence GTGAGAAAAGAGGCTGAAAACATGCACTACTATATAATTAAGAGAACATGCTATCTCATCCTGACTCTTTTGGTAGCATCTGTTTTCACTTTTGTAGTAGTAAATGCAATACCCGGGGAACCGGCTTTAGTCCTGACACAGCACCTGTTTATAGGATTTGATGAGGCAGCATCACCTGAACTTGTGTCAGACGTATCAGAACGTTTCGATCTTGACAAACCGCTGCTGCAGCAGTACACAGACTGGATATGGGGAATTTTGCACGGAGACCCCGGAAAATCCATACTGTTTAACAAGCCCGTAATAAAACTGCTTGCTTTGTCAGTGCCTCCTACAATAATCCTGACCACATTTTCCATGCTGTTTGCAGTCGCAACAGGTCTTTGCCTGGGAATTTACTCGGCAGTCCGCCAGAACAGGATAAGCGACCACATTATTCGTGCATTGACAGTCTTTTCAGTGTCAATGCCAGGATTCTGGGTTGCTGTCATGCTTATCCTTGTTTTCAGCGTATGGTTAAAGCTGACGCCGGTTGCAGGCTATGGCGGAACACAGTACATTATTCTTCCTGCAATAGCTCTTGGTCTTCACACAATGGCTTCAGTCACACGAATAATGCGTACAAGCCTCATTGAAACACTGGACAAACCATATGTAGTCTTTGCACGCGCAAAGGGACTCCCTGCAGGAAAAGTGCTTTTCAGCCACGCTTTTAAAAATGCAGTCCTTCCTGTGCTCACTGTAATAGGGATGTCATATGGTGCACTGCTTGCCGGGTCTGTTGTAATAGAAACAATATTTGCATGGCCCGGTGTCGGTGCTCTTTTGATGAAAGCTGTATCTGCACGCGATACAGTTCTTATCGAAAGCACTATTATGGTTATTGTATTTATGTTTTTGGTCGTAAACTTTGTAATAGATATTTTATATCACGTAATTGACCCGAGGATAAACTATGAGTGA
- a CDS encoding ABC transporter permease, with amino-acid sequence MSEYPGKKRKKDLTCYFNLDEVKKSDWYFRLKKRRGLQIVFVLIGVLILLSAIAPYLAPQDPNAADLYSKNLGPSPGHISGTDYLGRDLFSRVVFGLQTSMKIALTTVALSFVIGVAVGSYSGYKGGLADNIIARIIDVFLAFPTVILALALIALIGPGILNMVVMLSVVQWASLARLMRGQVLHEKNQEYVLSARAFGFSDYWILTRHIIPNCVMPVVVLATMDIGHTVLMISTLSFLGMGIPSTIPEWGSMISSGISYMRIAPLNVIVPGIAITIVTLLFNTAGEGIRDITDPKSDGEGSL; translated from the coding sequence ATGAGTGAATATCCCGGAAAAAAAAGAAAAAAAGATTTAACCTGTTATTTTAATCTGGATGAAGTAAAAAAATCGGACTGGTACTTCAGACTGAAAAAGCGCCGGGGTCTCCAGATTGTATTCGTCCTGATTGGAGTTTTGATTCTTTTAAGTGCCATAGCGCCGTATCTTGCTCCGCAGGACCCAAATGCCGCTGACCTTTACAGCAAAAACCTCGGCCCTTCACCGGGGCATATATCTGGGACAGACTACCTCGGACGGGACCTGTTCAGCCGTGTAGTCTTCGGACTTCAGACCTCAATGAAAATAGCCCTTACGACAGTTGCATTATCGTTTGTCATCGGCGTTGCAGTAGGAAGCTACTCCGGGTACAAAGGCGGTCTTGCCGACAATATAATCGCCAGAATCATTGACGTTTTTCTTGCTTTTCCGACTGTTATCCTTGCACTTGCACTTATAGCTCTTATAGGACCGGGAATTCTGAACATGGTGGTTATGCTTTCAGTTGTCCAGTGGGCATCCCTCGCACGTCTTATGAGAGGTCAGGTCCTGCATGAAAAAAACCAGGAATATGTGTTATCAGCACGTGCTTTTGGGTTCTCTGATTATTGGATTCTGACAAGGCATATTATCCCCAACTGTGTTATGCCTGTTGTTGTTCTCGCGACAATGGACATCGGTCATACAGTCCTTATGATATCGACACTTTCGTTTCTCGGCATGGGTATCCCATCTACAATCCCGGAATGGGGCTCTATGATAAGTTCAGGAATTTCATATATGCGTATAGCTCCTTTAAACGTAATTGTTCCGGGTATCGCAATAACGATTGTGACCCTTCTGTTCAACACGGCAGGCGAAGGCATACGTGACATAACAGATCCGAAATCAGACGGAGAAGGGTCGCTATGA
- a CDS encoding ABC transporter ATP-binding protein: MKHASKNSGYILEVCGLNVTFNTKRGPLRVSQNINFKIRKGEICVLVGETGSGKSVIGQAILHLLPPGAVVSGSIKYKGNEILSLSEKKYSRLRGKEISLIPQNPSGSLDPVMKCSDQISEVLEYVRKIPHNMHHEKVMDILLKTGFSNPSSVAESYPHELSGGMRQRVAAGIALSSEPHFLVADEPTRGLDYEAWKYAIRMFTGLKDKQYDSILLITHDLGLARAVGDIIGVMYSGEIIEFGNCKEILDNPDHPYTKGLVAALPENGMNAMPGMCPGFDSLPKGCYFYERCNNKCEAGKNKHPDLKTQDSRENEKRCVRCHRSLK, from the coding sequence ATGAAGCACGCCTCAAAAAATTCCGGGTATATTCTTGAAGTATGCGGACTTAACGTTACATTCAACACGAAAAGAGGTCCTTTAAGGGTATCACAGAATATAAATTTCAAAATACGCAAAGGCGAGATCTGTGTTCTGGTTGGTGAGACCGGGTCAGGAAAGTCGGTCATAGGTCAGGCTATTCTTCATCTCCTGCCTCCCGGTGCAGTCGTCAGTGGAAGTATAAAATATAAAGGAAATGAAATTCTCTCCCTTTCTGAGAAAAAATATTCCAGACTCCGGGGAAAGGAAATTTCACTTATACCGCAGAACCCGTCAGGCTCCCTTGACCCTGTCATGAAATGCTCAGACCAGATTTCCGAAGTCCTTGAGTACGTAAGAAAAATCCCTCATAATATGCACCATGAAAAGGTCATGGACATACTGCTGAAAACCGGTTTTTCAAACCCTTCATCAGTCGCGGAATCTTACCCCCATGAACTGTCCGGAGGCATGCGGCAAAGGGTTGCGGCAGGAATAGCACTTTCATCAGAACCTCATTTTCTTGTAGCGGATGAACCAACCAGGGGACTGGACTATGAAGCATGGAAATATGCCATCAGGATGTTTACCGGTTTGAAAGATAAACAATATGATTCAATCCTTCTGATAACCCATGACCTGGGACTTGCCCGTGCAGTAGGAGATATAATAGGAGTTATGTATTCTGGAGAAATAATCGAATTCGGGAACTGTAAAGAAATACTGGACAACCCGGACCATCCGTATACAAAAGGACTTGTTGCAGCCCTCCCTGAAAACGGAATGAACGCGATGCCCGGAATGTGCCCCGGATTTGACAGCCTCCCGAAAGGATGTTATTTTTATGAACGCTGTAATAATAAATGCGAAGCCGGCAAAAATAAACATCCTGACCTGAAAACGCAGGATTCCCGCGAAAACGAAAAGAGGTGTGTCAGATGCCACAGGTCCTTGAAGTGA
- a CDS encoding dipeptide/oligopeptide/nickel ABC transporter ATP-binding protein, with translation MPQVLEVNNLYKTYGHGDIFRDVTFSLEGGETLGIFGMSGCGKSTLGRCITGLDKKFKGEVFFEGKSIKELSKKKNGLKRALVQMIFQHPEISFDPKKTVAEAITEPVYYHFGRKPKEVFKELYPLIEAVGLKPEQLYCYPDQLSGGEIQRAMMVKIYSLSPKLVVADEPTSMLDMSVQAQVLNLMKSLQEKRQNACIFISHDPGVMQLMCDRVAILEKGNFMILNKPEYKSYLDKFNKKFEI, from the coding sequence ATGCCACAGGTCCTTGAAGTGAATAATCTATACAAGACATATGGTCACGGGGATATCTTCCGCGATGTTACTTTCAGTCTTGAAGGCGGAGAGACTCTCGGGATATTCGGTATGAGCGGATGCGGAAAGTCAACACTTGGGAGATGTATAACCGGGCTTGACAAAAAGTTCAAAGGTGAAGTCTTTTTTGAAGGAAAAAGCATAAAGGAACTTTCCAAAAAGAAAAACGGTCTTAAAAGAGCCCTTGTGCAGATGATATTCCAGCACCCGGAGATATCCTTTGACCCTAAAAAAACTGTTGCAGAAGCCATAACAGAACCTGTGTACTATCATTTCGGGAGAAAGCCTAAAGAAGTCTTCAAAGAGCTTTACCCGCTTATAGAAGCCGTCGGATTAAAACCGGAACAGCTTTACTGCTATCCTGACCAGCTCTCCGGCGGAGAAATCCAGCGGGCGATGATGGTAAAAATATATTCCTTATCTCCAAAACTGGTTGTTGCCGACGAACCTACTTCAATGCTTGATATGTCGGTTCAGGCGCAGGTGCTAAACCTTATGAAATCCCTCCAGGAAAAGAGGCAAAATGCGTGCATCTTCATCTCTCATGACCCCGGGGTCATGCAGCTTATGTGTGACAGGGTGGCAATACTTGAAAAAGGGAATTTCATGATACTAAATAAACCGGAATACAAAAGTTACCTGGACAAATTCAATAAAAAATTTGAGATTTAA
- a CDS encoding Coenzyme F420 hydrogenase/dehydrogenase, beta subunit C-terminal domain — MVAKGDMLWAWAKDEEALKRGECGGAVTSLLKFALESGSVDAVLAVKKGVDLYDAQPVLITDPEKIAECAGSLHCGTLLMPKLIKKYFDGARNMKIAVTMKGCDAKALYELAKRQQVNLDNIITIGLNCGGSVSPIMAREMIQEKFGLNPDDIAKEEIDKGQFIVITKDGEHKGIKIDELEEEGYGRRLNCQRCKTKIPRQCDLACGNWGVIGDKSGKATFIEVCSDKGADLVTKAAGKAIETAAPEGPATTIRGKVENAMLKLGDKCRDAQFEKLGNGKDRLNFIMDQTSRCIKCYQCIENCPICYCVECSTKKPYLVESGVVNPPFMFHLIRYSHIADSCVNCGQCQELCAMDIPNALYMHALQLEMQDMFGYEPGVNLDLPILSLVEEPTERKRLSDTGSDQIFNIFAEE, encoded by the coding sequence ATGGTAGCTAAAGGAGATATGCTCTGGGCATGGGCAAAAGATGAAGAAGCGCTCAAGAGAGGAGAGTGTGGTGGAGCAGTAACTTCACTTCTTAAGTTTGCACTTGAAAGTGGTTCAGTAGACGCAGTTCTTGCAGTGAAAAAAGGTGTTGACCTCTACGATGCACAGCCTGTTCTGATAACAGACCCTGAGAAGATTGCAGAGTGTGCAGGATCACTTCACTGTGGTACGCTCCTCATGCCGAAACTCATAAAGAAGTACTTTGACGGCGCAAGGAACATGAAGATAGCAGTTACAATGAAAGGCTGCGATGCGAAAGCACTTTATGAACTTGCAAAAAGACAGCAGGTCAATCTTGACAACATCATAACAATAGGCCTTAACTGCGGTGGCTCAGTCAGCCCAATCATGGCCCGCGAGATGATCCAGGAGAAGTTTGGCCTAAACCCCGATGATATCGCAAAAGAAGAGATAGATAAGGGTCAGTTCATTGTAATTACAAAAGACGGTGAACACAAGGGAATCAAGATAGACGAACTTGAAGAGGAAGGTTACGGACGCCGTCTGAACTGCCAGCGCTGCAAGACAAAAATTCCGCGCCAGTGTGACCTTGCATGTGGTAACTGGGGAGTTATCGGTGACAAATCCGGGAAAGCTACATTTATCGAAGTCTGTTCAGACAAAGGTGCCGACCTTGTCACAAAGGCAGCCGGAAAGGCAATCGAGACAGCCGCACCTGAAGGTCCTGCAACAACTATCCGTGGCAAAGTTGAGAATGCCATGCTTAAGCTCGGTGACAAATGCCGTGACGCACAGTTTGAAAAACTTGGAAACGGCAAAGACCGCCTTAATTTCATAATGGACCAGACCTCACGCTGCATAAAGTGCTACCAGTGCATTGAGAACTGCCCGATATGCTACTGTGTGGAGTGCTCCACAAAGAAGCCGTATCTCGTTGAGTCCGGAGTTGTCAACCCTCCGTTCATGTTCCACCTGATACGCTACTCGCATATTGCAGATTCCTGCGTAAACTGTGGACAGTGCCAGGAGCTTTGTGCAATGGATATTCCAAACGCACTGTATATGCATGCCCTGCAGCTTGAGATGCAGGATATGTTTGGATATGAACCTGGTGTAAACCTCGACCTTCCTATTCTGTCTCTTGTTGAAGAGCCGACAGAAAGAAAGCGTCTTTCGGACACAGGTTCTGATCAGATATTCAACATCTTTGCAGAAGAGTAA
- a CDS encoding molybdopterin oxidoreductase family protein, whose amino-acid sequence MEFKYVPTVCPFCGTGCSFNLVVKDGKVVGSAPFHRSPVCDGKTCQKGHFAYELVNSPARLTTPMIKKGDALAEATWEEALGVIADKCKSFKPEEVMVVASANATNEDIYALGKLAKEVFKTENFTSPAAVGVDASAGNIAAIAKADCIVAIGNIVESHPLVARRIANAKDKGAKVIVIDNYASPMAKMATEFVKAAPGAEAAAISEAAGLVEGQAGVVLYGIGMTSAEAAVAKAAKELADSKNAVFCALPAQSNGRGALLLGADKPYTDAFAESIKAYYVMGEDLGPLDAEFVVVQDSFLTGTAKAADVVLPAAVFAEVDGTVTNAERRIQLVRKAQEPAENVKANWQIIADVAAKLGADFGFESAESIFKTIYSDLSFEALEKDGYVLPEKEAVIADASETAVATSEGYPFALATGATIWHGFGGMGTLSENCKSLVREVPQIFAKISSEDAKEKEILAGDKVKITTENGSLTMPVMITKDMEKGVVFVPSMCIGETCVCMLMAGEKAIAAKIEKVEA is encoded by the coding sequence ATGGAATTCAAATATGTACCAACAGTCTGTCCCTTCTGCGGAACAGGCTGCTCCTTTAACCTTGTCGTGAAAGACGGCAAAGTTGTGGGTTCGGCACCTTTCCACCGCTCACCGGTATGCGACGGAAAGACCTGCCAGAAAGGACACTTTGCATATGAACTTGTCAACAGCCCGGCAAGGCTTACAACTCCTATGATAAAAAAAGGAGATGCACTTGCAGAGGCGACTTGGGAAGAGGCACTTGGTGTAATTGCAGACAAGTGCAAATCGTTCAAGCCTGAGGAAGTAATGGTTGTAGCTTCGGCAAATGCTACAAACGAAGATATTTATGCACTTGGAAAGCTTGCAAAGGAAGTTTTCAAGACCGAAAACTTTACAAGTCCGGCAGCAGTCGGCGTTGACGCTTCAGCCGGAAATATTGCGGCAATTGCAAAAGCAGACTGCATTGTTGCAATAGGAAACATCGTCGAGTCACACCCGCTCGTTGCAAGAAGAATTGCAAATGCAAAAGACAAAGGTGCGAAGGTAATCGTCATAGACAACTATGCAAGCCCTATGGCAAAGATGGCGACAGAGTTTGTCAAGGCTGCACCCGGTGCGGAAGCGGCTGCAATCTCTGAGGCTGCGGGACTCGTTGAAGGTCAGGCCGGAGTTGTTCTTTACGGTATCGGAATGACATCCGCCGAAGCAGCTGTTGCAAAGGCTGCAAAAGAACTTGCAGACTCCAAAAATGCAGTGTTCTGCGCTCTTCCTGCACAGTCCAACGGACGCGGCGCTCTTCTTCTCGGTGCAGACAAGCCATACACTGATGCATTCGCGGAATCGATTAAGGCATACTATGTTATGGGCGAAGACCTTGGTCCGCTTGATGCAGAATTTGTTGTTGTACAGGACTCATTCCTTACTGGAACAGCAAAAGCAGCAGACGTGGTTCTTCCTGCAGCAGTGTTCGCAGAAGTCGACGGTACAGTTACAAATGCGGAACGCCGTATTCAGCTTGTCAGAAAGGCACAGGAGCCCGCTGAAAACGTAAAGGCAAACTGGCAGATAATCGCTGACGTTGCAGCAAAACTTGGTGCCGATTTCGGATTTGAGTCTGCAGAGTCAATCTTCAAGACGATATACTCTGATCTCTCATTTGAGGCACTGGAAAAAGACGGATATGTGCTTCCTGAAAAAGAAGCTGTTATTGCAGACGCTTCTGAGACAGCTGTTGCAACTTCCGAGGGATATCCGTTTGCACTTGCAACAGGTGCAACAATCTGGCACGGTTTTGGTGGTATGGGAACACTTTCCGAGAACTGCAAGTCTCTGGTGCGTGAGGTTCCCCAGATCTTTGCCAAGATAAGCAGCGAAGATGCAAAGGAAAAAGAAATTCTTGCAGGAGATAAAGTAAAAATCACAACAGAAAATGGATCACTAACTATGCCTGTGATGATTACCAAGGACATGGAGAAAGGGGTTGTGTTCGTCCCGTCCATGTGCATAGGTGAGACCTGCGTATGCATGCTTATGGCTGGCGAGAAGGCTATAGCTGCGAAAATTGAGAAAGTGGAGGCCTGA
- a CDS encoding DUF6431 domain-containing protein, translating into MKKVAIPPMVSDIIENGVININGFLFDSHDICPHCGGELKNHDIKKKKFVTMQKNGEPENITVNIRRLRCRNCKKLVYADSPFYDNIRLGSPIVDFCTLNLRIHPANHISKILRSLNILVNPSTIRSLKKNSNPGDIPYIEFHGILFPLSLLNISESLRNEEISEGNMLIFQMTGRNTGTKK; encoded by the coding sequence ATGAAAAAAGTTGCAATCCCGCCTATGGTCTCTGATATCATAGAAAACGGGGTTATAAACATCAACGGCTTTCTGTTCGATTCGCACGACATATGTCCTCACTGCGGGGGAGAGCTCAAAAATCACGATATAAAAAAGAAGAAATTTGTGACTATGCAGAAAAACGGTGAACCTGAAAATATTACAGTCAATATAAGAAGATTGAGGTGCAGAAACTGCAAAAAGCTTGTATATGCAGATTCTCCTTTCTATGATAATATACGTCTCGGATCGCCGATAGTTGATTTCTGCACTTTAAACCTGAGAATTCACCCTGCTAACCACATATCAAAGATACTGAGGAGTTTAAACATTCTGGTTAACCCTTCAACTATAAGAAGCCTTAAAAAAAATTCAAATCCAGGAGATATTCCTTATATAGAATTTCATGGAATCCTGTTTCCTTTGTCTCTTCTGAACATATCTGAGAGCCTTCGTAATGAAGAGATTTCTGAAGGAAATATGCTGATTTTCCAGATGACGGGAAGAAATACCGGGACAAAAAAGTAG
- a CDS encoding molybdopterin-binding protein, whose product MKYSARNVLKGTVKEVHIGEVAAEVIISLPGGSEIVSMITKESVEKLGLKPGKEACAIIKASNVIIGTD is encoded by the coding sequence ATGAAATACAGCGCAAGAAATGTTTTGAAAGGAACAGTAAAGGAAGTTCACATCGGAGAAGTTGCAGCTGAAGTCATAATCTCACTTCCCGGCGGTTCTGAGATTGTATCAATGATAACAAAGGAATCCGTTGAAAAACTTGGCCTGAAACCGGGAAAAGAGGCATGCGCAATAATCAAGGCATCCAACGTAATTATCGGCACTGACTGA